In the genome of Terriglobia bacterium, the window GCCCTCGCGGGGATCGCGGCGCCGCTTCTGTTCCCGGGACTGCGCGCGCTGCCCGACCTCGACCCGCGAGGAGCGGCTCCCGCGGCGATGGCGGGCTACGCCTCGTTCCAGGCCCTCGATCTGGCGGGCGCCCTCACCATCCCCCTGGCGCTCCTGGTGACCGGGGCGAAGCTCGAGGAGGTCACGCGCGGCGGCGCGGCTCTGAAGCGCGCGACGTGGGGGGTCCTCCTCGCGCGGCTCCTCGCGGCGCCGGCCGCCGTCGCCGCGCTGCTCTTCCTTGCGCAGGCCGCCGGGGCGAAGCTCGACGAGGTGCCCCGCCGGGTGGTCTTCCTGGTGGCGTGCATGCCGGTCGCGGTGAACTGCGGGGTCTTCACCGAGAGGTACGGCGGCGACTCGACGCTCGCGGCCCGCTCCACCTTCGCCAGCACGCTGCTCGGGGTGCTCACGATCCCCCTGCTCTTCTTCGCCGCCCAGCGGCTGGGCCTCTGACGCCCGTCAAGCGCGGAGGGGCTGGCGGATGAGATAATCCCGAGGGGAGCGGAGCGTGACGGACCGATTCGACAATCCCGCCTCGGTGAAGGGGAGCTTCTACGCGAACGCGACGGAGGAGCTGCGGCGGGACCTCGCCACCGCGCTCCCGAACGACGTGCTCAAGCGCCTCCACGAGAGAACCCCTGGGAAGCACTTCGCCTGGACCGGGTGGCAGCTGATGCTCCTCGCCCTGGCCTCCGCGGGGCTCTGGCGCTTCTCGAATCCCCTCGTCTGGATCCCGCTCGCGCTCGTGCAGGGGTTCACGCTCTTCAACTTCACTGTCCTGCTGCACGAGGTGGTGCACGACACGGTGTTCCGCGAGCGGAACTCCCGGCGGAACCGCTGGCTCGGGGTGGCGTACGCGATCCCCAGCGGCATCTCAGCGTCCCAGTTCACGCGCTGGCACCTCGACCACCACGCCGAGCTGGGATCGGACACCGACGATCCCAAGCGGTTCCGCCTCACGCCCAAGCGGAACCGCCGCTGGTACAAGTTGCTCTACTTCACGCCGGCGCTGTTCCCGATCTACTTCCGGGCCGCGGCGGCGGAGACCGCCGGCTACCCCGTCCCGTTGCAGAGGCGGATCCGGATCGAGCGCTGGGCCGCCGTGGCGTTCCACCTCGGCGTGGCGGTGACGCTCGGAGCCGCCGGAGGGGTGGGACCGCTCCTCCGCGTCCAGCTGCTCCCGGTGTTCTTCGTGTTTCCCGTCGCGTTCGTGATCAACCGCCTCGGCCAGCACTACGACATCGACCCCGACGATCCCGCGAAGTGGAGCACCCTGATGAAGCCGTCGTGGTTCTGGGACCGCGCGTACCTCTTCTCCAACTACCACCTGGAGCACCACTACTTCCCGCGGGTCCCGATGTACAACCTGAGGCGACTCCACCGGCTGCTGCGGCCGTTCTACGAGAAGAGCGGGATCGTTCCCCACACGTACGGCCGGCTCCTCTGGGACTACCTCGTCCTCAACAGGAAACCGCACACCAAATGGGCGGACGGCGGATAGCCGGACGACGGCCGCGCGAGGGTCGGGCGCCTTCAGCGACCGCCGGCGGCGAGCGCCTTCGCGTGCTCGAGGTTTCGGCGAACCCCGTCGTCCTCCGGGCGCACCCTGAGCGCTTCGGTGAACTGCGCGACCGCCTCGCCGTAGCGTCCCTGGCGGGCCAGGATCACGCCGAGGTTCTTGTGGGCCGGCACGTTGTCGGGCTCGACGCTGAGGGCCTCGGCGAACCGGGCGCTCGCCCCGGCGAGATCTCCCTGCTTCATGAGGAGCGTCCCGAGGCTCGCGAGCGCCTCGGCGTCCTCAGGCGTCTCACGGAGGACCGCCTCGAATTCCGCCATCGCCTCGGGGCTCTTTCCCTGGCGGGCGAGAATGGAGCCGAGGGCCTTCCGCAGGGAGACGTCCCCCGGCGCGTCGCCCATCGCCCGGGTGATCTCGGCGGCCGCCTCGTCATCCCGTCCTTGCGTCATCAGCAGGCCGGCGACGGTCGTCCGCATCCCCGGACTCTCGAGCCTGAGCCGAAACGCCTGACGGTAGGCCGCGATGGCCTCGTCGGTCTTTCCGATCCGGGACAGGGCCGCGCCGAGATTCGCGTAGGCGAGATCGAATCCGGGCGCGATGCGGATCGCCTCCCGGTAGTGCGCGATGGCGTCGTCGGGACGGCCGCTCTCGTAGAGGTCGAGTCCCAGGGCGTTGTGGGCCGTGGCGTTCTGCTCGGTGACGCGCAGGACGTGGGCGAACAGCTCGCTCGTGTTGCGCCACCGTCCGGCCTGCACGTACGCGCAGCCCGTGAGAGCGAGCACCGCGAGGCCGGCGGCCCCCCCGAGGATCGCCGGTCGGGCGGCCGGGGCCAGGCCCGTCCCGCGCAGCAGGTCGGGCACCCCCCAGGCCACCATGACGAACAGGCCGACGAGGGGAACGTACGTGTAACGGTCTGCCATGCTCTGGATCCCGACCTGGAAGAGGCCGATCACGGGAAGGAGCGTGACCAGGTACCAGAGCCACCCGACCGCGAGGTACGGGCGGCGCTTCAAACCTCGGATCGCCAGCACGCTGATCGCCACCAGCAGGACCGCCGACGCGAGGACCCGCCCCGGCGTCTGAGCGCCCGGGATGAGGGGGTATGGGACGGCGAGCTTCGTGGGCCAGAGCATCTTGCCGACGTAGGTGCCGTAGGCGATCACGGCGTTGGCCAGCCGCCGCCCGAGCGGGAACGCCTCGAGCCCTCCGAACGCGCCGCCTTTCTTCTGTGCGTAGATGGTGACCACGCTCGAGACCAGAGAGAGAGCGAAGAGCGGCGCCTTCTCCAGAACGAGGCGATACGTCCGGCCTCGAGAGTCGCCAGGACCGGCGGCCGACGGGAACCGGCGCAGCGGCCACACGTCCAGGAGCAGCAGCACGAGGGGAAGGGTGACGAGCATCGGCTTCGCGAGGAGGCCGAGGGCCATCGCGGCGGGGACGAGGAGGTACCTCGGCCTCGTCGGACGCTCGACGTGCCGGAGGTACGCGAGCATCGCGAGCAGCCAGAACAGCGTGCTCAGCACGTCCTTGCGCTCGGTGATCCAGGCGACCGACTCGACGTGGAGCGGGTGGACCGCGAACAGGGCGGCGACGAACGCGCTGCGCCACGGGAGGCCGGTCATCCTGAAGAGCACGTGGAAGAGCAGGAGGGTGTTCGCGAGGTGCAGGACGACGTTCGTCAGGTGGAAGAGCCACGGCGCCTTCCCGCCCAGCGCCGCGTCGATCATGAGGGAGATCCACGTGAGCGGGTGCCAGTTCGCCTGGTAGGTCGTCGTGAACGCCCAGGCGATCCCCGTTCGCGTCGGGCCGCCCAGGACGAACGGGTTGCGGGATGCGTAGGCCGCGTCGTCCAGACCGACGAAGTCGAAGCCGACGGCCCGCGCGTACACGAGAAGGGTCGCGGCGGCCAGGGCGAGGGCGATGAGCCCGTTCCGGCTCCCGGCCGTTCGGGACGCGTCGCGCTCCGCGGGCTCCGCGGCCGGGGAGCGCGAGGGAGATCCCCCGGGGTGGCTCACGCGACGACCAGGCCTCCCTCCCGGCCCCCCAGCGCGTCGCCGATCCGCCAAACCGGCTCCCCGGCGCGGCGAAACGCGGCGACGAGCGCGGACGCCTCCGCGCCCTCCACCGCCGCGAGGAGGCCGCCCGACGTCTGGGGGTCGAAGAGGAGGTGCCGCTCCCACGTTTCGAGGGGCCGCCCGTACTCGATCCAGGGGGTGTAGAACGCCTCGTTCCGGCGCGTCCCTCCCGGGATCGTCCCGCTCCGCGCATACCCCTCCGCGCCGGGGAGACGGGGCACGTCCCGGAAGGCGATGCGTAGCGTCAGCCGCGACTGCTCCGCGATCTCGTGCGCGTGTCCCGCGAGGCCGAATCCGGTCACGTCGGTCAGCGCGTGGACCGCGGGGCCCGACTCGCGCAGGAGCCGGGCCGCGCCGGCCGAGAGCCGCTCCATGCTGTCCACCGCCGCCTCGAGGTCGGCCTCGTCCACCTGCTGTCGCTTGTGGGCCGTGGTCACGACGCCGGTCCCGATCGGCTTGGTCAGGAGCAGGACATCCCCGGGCCGCGCGCCTCCCTTCGACAGGATCCGGCCGGGATGCACGAGGCCCGTCACCGCGAGGCCGTACTTCGGCTCGCGATCCACGGTGGTGTGGCCTCCGGCGACCACCGCGCCCGATTCGCGCACCTTGTCCCCGCCGCCTCGCAGGATCTCCGACAGTATCGCCGGGTCCAGGTCGTCCGGGAAGCCGACGAGGT includes:
- a CDS encoding fatty acid desaturase; the protein is MTDRFDNPASVKGSFYANATEELRRDLATALPNDVLKRLHERTPGKHFAWTGWQLMLLALASAGLWRFSNPLVWIPLALVQGFTLFNFTVLLHEVVHDTVFRERNSRRNRWLGVAYAIPSGISASQFTRWHLDHHAELGSDTDDPKRFRLTPKRNRRWYKLLYFTPALFPIYFRAAAAETAGYPVPLQRRIRIERWAAVAFHLGVAVTLGAAGGVGPLLRVQLLPVFFVFPVAFVINRLGQHYDIDPDDPAKWSTLMKPSWFWDRAYLFSNYHLEHHYFPRVPMYNLRRLHRLLRPFYEKSGIVPHTYGRLLWDYLVLNRKPHTKWADGG
- a CDS encoding tetratricopeptide repeat protein is translated as MSHPGGSPSRSPAAEPAERDASRTAGSRNGLIALALAAATLLVYARAVGFDFVGLDDAAYASRNPFVLGGPTRTGIAWAFTTTYQANWHPLTWISLMIDAALGGKAPWLFHLTNVVLHLANTLLLFHVLFRMTGLPWRSAFVAALFAVHPLHVESVAWITERKDVLSTLFWLLAMLAYLRHVERPTRPRYLLVPAAMALGLLAKPMLVTLPLVLLLLDVWPLRRFPSAAGPGDSRGRTYRLVLEKAPLFALSLVSSVVTIYAQKKGGAFGGLEAFPLGRRLANAVIAYGTYVGKMLWPTKLAVPYPLIPGAQTPGRVLASAVLLVAISVLAIRGLKRRPYLAVGWLWYLVTLLPVIGLFQVGIQSMADRYTYVPLVGLFVMVAWGVPDLLRGTGLAPAARPAILGGAAGLAVLALTGCAYVQAGRWRNTSELFAHVLRVTEQNATAHNALGLDLYESGRPDDAIAHYREAIRIAPGFDLAYANLGAALSRIGKTDEAIAAYRQAFRLRLESPGMRTTVAGLLMTQGRDDEAAAEITRAMGDAPGDVSLRKALGSILARQGKSPEAMAEFEAVLRETPEDAEALASLGTLLMKQGDLAGASARFAEALSVEPDNVPAHKNLGVILARQGRYGEAVAQFTEALRVRPEDDGVRRNLEHAKALAAGGR
- the selD gene encoding selenide, water dikinase SelD; its protein translation is MSEAKRIRLTSLASCAGUASKMGPEALAQVLRPLAGMFEADRYPDLLRGLRELDDALVWRIDDDRAIVQTADFFPPVVDDPYHFGAIAAANALSDVYAMGAEPLFALNLVGFPDDLDPAILSEILRGGGDKVRESGAVVAGGHTTVDREPKYGLAVTGLVHPGRILSKGGARPGDVLLLTKPIGTGVVTTAHKRQQVDEADLEAAVDSMERLSAGAARLLRESGPAVHALTDVTGFGLAGHAHEIAEQSRLTLRIAFRDVPRLPGAEGYARSGTIPGGTRRNEAFYTPWIEYGRPLETWERHLLFDPQTSGGLLAAVEGAEASALVAAFRRAGEPVWRIGDALGGREGGLVVA